AGCCAGTGAGCCATCTGGTAGGGTTCCTTGAAGTCCTCTGGACTCTCCTTGGGCCCCTCCACCCAGTCAGGGGGATGGGAGGGCACAGGCTCGCGCAGGCCCAGGACCCCGAAGAGGTAGTAAAGCCCGTAGTAGCCGCCCGTACCCTGGAGCACCAGCCCTTCCCCGTAGCCGTCAACCAGGATCCGCCGAGCCTGGGGCTCGGCCTCGGCGTAGGGCATCCGGCGAAACACCTCGGTGGTCATGCGCCCTCCGGGTAGAGCCTCACAAAGTCGGTGGTAAGGCGCTCGGGGGCCATGGGACGAAAGACCTTGTTGGCAAACTCCTGGTGCAGCGGGTGGTCGCGGTAAAAGGGCACCACGCTCTCATGGGCGAAGTCCACCACCAGCAAGTAGCGGTAACGGGGGGCTTCGCCCAAGGCCCGGCCCAGCTCGAAGCCCACCACACCTGGAATCTGCCCGAGTACTGCCCTGGCCTGCTCGAACATCGAGCGTACCTCTTCCTCAGACGCCTCGGTGTTAAAGACGATCAGGTGCCGCACCATGCTAGGCCCTCACAAACCTCCCGTACCATTCGCGCAGCACCTCGAGGGAGACTACCATCGCACAGCTGCGCGGCCCGGCAACCACCCGGGCGGGCAGTTCGGGCTCCCCCAGGTGCTCCAGCACCGCCAGGGCCCCCTCAAAGCGCTGCTCGCGGGTGTAGTGGCTGTAGGTGATGAGGGTGGGAATCCCGGCTTTCTGGGCGGCGATCAGGCCGTTTTGGGAGTCCTCGATGGCCAGGGCCTCCTCGGGGGCCAGGCCCAGGTTTTCCAGCACCTTGAGGTAGACGTCGGGGGCGGGCTTCTTCCGGGGCACCATGTCCCCCGCCACAATGGTCTCGAACCAGCCCAGCACCTCCTCCCCGGCCTGGCGCAAGAGCACCTCCACGTTGGGTAGCGAGGTGGTGGTGGCGATGGCCAGCTTCACGCCCTGTGCCCGCGCCTCGCGCCAGAGCCTCAGCACCCCCGGGCGGAA
This genomic stretch from Calidithermus timidus DSM 17022 harbors:
- a CDS encoding HAD-IA family hydrolase, with translation MRALIFDVDGVIAETEEGHRLAFNRAFAEAGLDIEWSQELYERLLWVTGGKERIAHYLYHCPECPKLLDADIARLHWRKTELYNQIVAAGGVPFRPGVLRLWREARAQGVKLAIATTTSLPNVEVLLRQAGEEVLGWFETIVAGDMVPRKKPAPDVYLKVLENLGLAPEEALAIEDSQNGLIAAQKAGIPTLITYSHYTREQRFEGALAVLEHLGEPELPARVVAGPRSCAMVVSLEVLREWYGRFVRA
- a CDS encoding Dabb family protein; the protein is MVRHLIVFNTEASEEEVRSMFEQARAVLGQIPGVVGFELGRALGEAPRYRYLLVVDFAHESVVPFYRDHPLHQEFANKVFRPMAPERLTTDFVRLYPEGA